One genomic window of Streptomonospora nanhaiensis includes the following:
- a CDS encoding TetR/AcrR family transcriptional regulator — MSPRRAAVLRDGGGELSLRDHLVAAAERLVAERGAAGLTVRDIAREAQVAAGVLYNHFADKEELLALGLHAHVRAAERARGPLPVAGTATVAENLRAILLHGIELHREILPAFAGLAARPKVLERFAALPNPLADGRGLRAGIADYLRAELRLGRVAAEARPDAVAVMLVGACHELVFPPPAPMPDAPPPEVAPEVVDDLVAAVLDGLRPR, encoded by the coding sequence ATGTCACCCAGAAGAGCGGCCGTCCTGCGCGACGGCGGCGGCGAGCTGTCGCTGCGCGACCACCTCGTCGCCGCCGCCGAACGCCTGGTCGCCGAGCGCGGCGCCGCCGGGCTGACCGTCCGCGACATCGCGCGCGAGGCCCAGGTGGCCGCCGGGGTGCTCTACAACCACTTCGCCGACAAGGAGGAGCTGCTGGCCCTGGGGCTGCACGCCCACGTGCGCGCCGCCGAGCGCGCGCGGGGCCCGCTGCCCGTGGCCGGCACCGCCACCGTCGCCGAGAACCTGCGCGCGATCCTGCTGCACGGGATCGAACTGCACCGCGAGATCCTCCCCGCCTTCGCGGGCCTGGCAGCCCGGCCCAAGGTGCTGGAGCGCTTCGCCGCGCTGCCCAACCCGCTCGCCGACGGGCGCGGGCTGCGCGCCGGGATCGCCGACTACCTGCGGGCCGAGCTGCGGTTGGGGCGGGTGGCGGCGGAGGCCCGGCCCGACGCCGTGGCCGTGATGCTGGTCGGCGCCTGCCACGAACTCGTCTTCCCGCCGCCGGCGCCGATGCCCGACGCGCCGCCGCCCGAGGTCGCGCCCGAGGTGGTGGACGACCTCGTCGCCGCCGTGCTGGACGGCCTGCGCCCGCGCTGA
- a CDS encoding DoxX family membrane protein — protein sequence MGVLRIQLQRLLAAPFIVDSVETLRDPEPRAEALAPMVSRLSKRYPWVPDNPVLVVRAQAAAGIGAGTLLLFGKGTRLACVVMAAQAVPSIVAAAQGHTAPSAREGAIKDLGLLGALVLLATEPRRRPPKVVYDAQHAVRHARRSTARARRRAGRTVRKASTRLDPRPS from the coding sequence ATGGGAGTGCTACGCATACAGCTTCAGCGGCTGCTCGCCGCCCCGTTCATCGTGGACTCGGTGGAGACCCTGCGAGACCCGGAGCCGCGGGCCGAAGCGCTCGCGCCCATGGTGAGCCGGCTCTCCAAGAGGTACCCGTGGGTGCCCGACAACCCCGTTCTGGTGGTGCGGGCGCAGGCCGCCGCCGGGATCGGCGCCGGCACCCTGCTGCTGTTCGGCAAGGGCACCCGGCTCGCCTGCGTCGTCATGGCCGCCCAGGCCGTGCCCTCGATCGTCGCGGCCGCCCAGGGGCACACCGCCCCTTCGGCGCGCGAGGGCGCGATCAAGGACCTCGGCCTGCTCGGCGCCCTGGTGCTGCTGGCCACCGAGCCCCGGCGCCGTCCGCCCAAGGTCGTCTACGACGCCCAGCACGCGGTGCGCCACGCCCGCCGCTCCACCGCCCGCGCGCGCAGGCGGGCGGGCCGCACGGTGCGCAAGGCGTCCACCCGGCTCGACCCCCGGCCGAGCTAG
- a CDS encoding CDP-alcohol phosphatidyltransferase family protein, which yields MGGVAARRAPGLAALAVAGSAAALWAWPGLGPAGGAAGAGYALVLWLTLGAALRRAGGTFGPADVVTLVRAVLVGGVAALVADALAGGLAAEPGGARWVLVALAASALALDALDGRVARCTRTESPLGARFDMEVDSVLLLLLSADAAAGPTGPWVLAIGAMRYVFAGAGRALPWLRAPLPHSTARKAVAAVQGVVLVVLAAGVLPPPAGAAAAGAALALLCWSFGRDVVWLWRRRTVRPEGPTG from the coding sequence GTGGGCGGGGTCGCGGCGCGCCGCGCGCCGGGGCTGGCGGCCCTGGCGGTGGCGGGGTCGGCCGCCGCGCTGTGGGCGTGGCCCGGCCTGGGACCGGCGGGCGGCGCGGCGGGCGCCGGCTACGCGCTCGTCCTGTGGCTGACCCTCGGCGCGGCGCTGCGGCGCGCGGGCGGCACGTTCGGACCCGCCGACGTGGTCACCCTGGTGCGCGCCGTACTGGTGGGCGGGGTAGCCGCCCTGGTCGCCGACGCGCTGGCGGGCGGCCTGGCGGCGGAGCCGGGCGGAGCGCGGTGGGTGCTGGTGGCACTGGCGGCGTCGGCCCTGGCGCTGGACGCGCTCGACGGCCGGGTGGCCCGGTGCACCCGCACGGAGTCGCCGCTGGGGGCGCGGTTCGACATGGAGGTCGACTCCGTGCTGCTCCTGCTGCTCAGCGCGGACGCGGCGGCGGGGCCGACGGGCCCCTGGGTGCTGGCCATCGGCGCGATGCGCTACGTGTTCGCCGGGGCGGGCCGGGCGCTGCCGTGGCTGCGCGCGCCGCTGCCCCACTCGACGGCGCGCAAGGCGGTCGCGGCGGTGCAGGGGGTCGTGCTGGTGGTGCTGGCCGCCGGGGTGCTGCCCCCGCCGGCGGGGGCAGCGGCCGCCGGGGCCGCGCTCGCGCTGCTGTGCTGGTCGTTCGGGCGCGACGTGGTGTGGCTGTGGCGCCGTCGGACGGTGCGGCCGGAGGGGCCGACCGGCTGA
- a CDS encoding class I SAM-dependent methyltransferase: MSPGFAEWLALREAADAAARSADLLPALRAALPPAGGGPLVVHDLGCGTGSMGRWLAPALVGPQHWVLRDRDPGLLDRARADLPRAGGGGAPVTVEVRAGDLTHLRPADLASADLVTASALLDLLTAAEVAALAEVCVAAGCPVLWSLSVVGRVELDPSDPLDGAIAAAFDAHQRRADGGGRRLLGPDAPAAAAAEFRRRGARVTTRSSPWRLGPGDAALTAEWLRGWVAAAVEQRPDLAPAAGAYLRDRLDLCARGGLRVVVHHSDLLVLPAPGGAAGRAPAARTRASAVAAVEGTAAVEVEATVSGAPEPAAGAPASGLAEGAPRAVLPEAPGTAETRLQWAASTSAPSAAEGVRANAAGAESPGTAGARVQTAAGTVTPRLPENGSRTAGTAARSTTGHARKAATAGAARAAGAANTSHPDGREAPDAGPPTAAGTATPGTAEGAWRAARAEAPRAVGSAGALETTTPHSAGPADTPGPADGEVPCAVGARTPGAAETVPRTVRAGVSGMPEGDPEAAKAGTLGAAGSAVSADADVRETPGAGGSGTAEGVPGP, from the coding sequence GTGAGCCCCGGGTTCGCCGAGTGGCTGGCGCTGCGCGAGGCCGCCGACGCGGCGGCGCGTTCGGCGGACCTGCTGCCGGCGCTGCGCGCCGCCCTGCCCCCGGCCGGAGGCGGCCCGCTGGTCGTGCACGACCTCGGCTGCGGCACCGGGTCGATGGGCCGCTGGCTGGCGCCCGCGCTGGTCGGCCCGCAGCACTGGGTGCTGCGGGACCGCGATCCCGGCCTGCTCGACCGCGCGCGGGCCGACCTGCCGCGCGCGGGCGGCGGCGGCGCGCCGGTCACGGTGGAGGTGCGCGCCGGCGACCTCACGCACCTGCGCCCGGCCGACCTCGCCTCGGCCGACCTGGTGACGGCCTCGGCCCTGCTGGACCTGCTGACGGCGGCGGAGGTGGCGGCGCTCGCCGAGGTCTGCGTCGCGGCGGGGTGCCCGGTGCTGTGGAGCCTGTCGGTGGTGGGCCGGGTGGAACTGGACCCGTCCGATCCACTGGACGGCGCGATCGCGGCGGCCTTCGACGCCCACCAGCGGCGCGCCGACGGCGGCGGCCGCCGCCTGCTCGGCCCCGACGCGCCCGCCGCTGCGGCGGCGGAGTTCCGCCGGCGGGGCGCTCGGGTGACGACGCGCTCCAGCCCGTGGCGGCTGGGGCCCGGCGACGCGGCGCTGACCGCGGAGTGGCTGCGGGGGTGGGTGGCCGCCGCCGTGGAGCAGCGCCCCGACCTCGCCCCCGCGGCCGGCGCCTACCTGCGCGACCGGTTGGACCTGTGCGCGCGGGGCGGCCTGCGGGTGGTGGTGCACCACAGCGACCTGCTGGTGCTCCCCGCACCCGGCGGAGCTGCCGGCCGCGCCCCCGCCGCGCGGACACGCGCGTCGGCGGTCGCGGCGGTCGAGGGGACCGCGGCGGTCGAGGTCGAGGCGACTGTGAGCGGCGCGCCGGAGCCGGCGGCGGGCGCTCCCGCTTCCGGGTTGGCGGAGGGCGCACCGCGAGCGGTGCTCCCCGAGGCACCTGGGACAGCGGAGACGCGTCTCCAGTGGGCGGCGAGCACGAGCGCTCCCAGCGCGGCGGAGGGCGTGCGGGCGAACGCGGCAGGAGCCGAGTCCCCCGGAACGGCAGGCGCACGAGTCCAGACGGCGGCGGGCACGGTCACCCCCCGGTTGCCGGAAAACGGGTCGAGGACGGCGGGCACGGCCGCCCGCAGCACGACGGGGCACGCGCGGAAGGCGGCGACCGCCGGGGCCGCCCGAGCGGCGGGCGCCGCGAACACCTCGCACCCAGACGGCCGGGAGGCACCGGACGCAGGACCTCCCACGGCAGCGGGCACGGCCACCCCCGGCACGGCGGAGGGCGCGTGGCGGGCCGCGAGGGCTGAGGCCCCGAGGGCTGTTGGCTCGGCGGGAGCCCTGGAGACGACGACGCCGCACTCGGCAGGTCCGGCCGACACCCCGGGACCGGCAGACGGCGAGGTCCCGTGCGCGGTCGGCGCGCGGACGCCCGGGGCGGCAGAAACCGTGCCGCGAACGGTCCGTGCGGGCGTTTCCGGGATGCCGGAAGGGGACCCGGAGGCCGCGAAGGCCGGGACCCTGGGGGCGGCGGGCTCGGCGGTATCGGCGGACGCAGACGTTCGGGAGACACCGGGCGCGGGCGGCTCCGGCACGGCGGAGGGCGTGCCGGGGCCGTGA
- a CDS encoding zinc-dependent alcohol dehydrogenase, which translates to MPEARAYWLRRPGHGAVEPVDLPDPGPGEVLVRTRYSAVSRGTEGVVFRGGVPESQYDAMRAPFQEGDFPGPVKYGYLNVGVVERGPDHLLGRTVFCLYPHQTRYVVPAEAVTPVPADVPAGRAVLAGTVETAVNAVWDAAPLIGDRIAVVGAGMVGASVAAVLAGLPGARVQLVDVSPDRAAVAAALGVDFAAPEDAAEDCDLVVHASATEAGLRRSLELLAAEGTVVELSWYGDRTVSLPLGAHFHPRRLTVRGSQVGTVSPARGARRGFAGRMELALRLLADDRYDALITGESPFEELPEVLPRLVGGDLPGLAHRVAYPPD; encoded by the coding sequence GTGCCCGAAGCACGCGCCTACTGGCTGCGCCGGCCCGGCCACGGCGCCGTCGAGCCCGTCGACCTGCCCGATCCCGGCCCCGGCGAGGTGCTGGTGCGCACCCGCTACTCGGCGGTGAGCCGGGGCACCGAGGGCGTGGTGTTCCGCGGCGGCGTGCCCGAGAGCCAGTACGACGCCATGCGCGCGCCGTTCCAGGAAGGCGACTTCCCGGGCCCCGTCAAATACGGCTACCTCAACGTCGGCGTGGTCGAGCGCGGCCCCGACCACCTGCTCGGCCGCACCGTCTTCTGCCTCTACCCCCACCAGACCCGCTACGTGGTGCCGGCCGAGGCGGTGACCCCCGTGCCCGCCGACGTCCCGGCCGGGCGCGCCGTGCTGGCCGGCACGGTCGAGACCGCCGTCAACGCGGTGTGGGACGCCGCGCCGCTGATCGGCGACCGGATCGCGGTGGTGGGCGCCGGCATGGTCGGCGCGAGCGTCGCGGCGGTCCTGGCGGGGCTGCCCGGCGCCCGCGTCCAGCTCGTGGACGTCTCGCCCGACCGCGCCGCCGTGGCCGCCGCGCTGGGGGTGGACTTCGCCGCACCGGAGGACGCCGCCGAGGACTGCGACCTGGTCGTGCACGCCAGCGCCACCGAGGCGGGGCTGCGGCGCTCGCTGGAGCTGCTGGCCGCCGAGGGTACGGTCGTCGAGCTGAGCTGGTACGGCGACCGCACCGTCAGCCTGCCGCTGGGCGCGCACTTCCACCCGCGTCGGCTCACCGTGCGCGGCAGCCAGGTCGGCACCGTCTCGCCCGCGCGCGGCGCGCGGCGCGGGTTCGCCGGACGGATGGAACTCGCCCTGCGGCTGCTCGCCGACGACCGGTACGACGCCCTCATCACCGGGGAGAGCCCGTTCGAGGAGCTGCCCGAGGTGCTGCCGCGCCTGGTCGGCGGCGACCTGCCGGGGCTGGCCCACCGCGTCGCCTACCCGCCGGACTGA
- a CDS encoding glycosyltransferase family 4 protein: MSPQRGPDPHGMHGMHQVHAVLPGGVDDLASPSGGNAYDRHVCAGLAARGRPVRRLVLSGAWPQPAPADRARLDRELAALPDGALVLADGLVVCGVPEAVVPHAARLRLVVVAHMRLADETGLPPDTAARLDAAERAVLRSAAAVVATSGWAARRLAAHHGLAADRVHVVAPGTAPAPVAEGTDGRTRLLSVAAVTPRKGHDLLVDALARVADRPWECDFAGPLDRAPEHVARLRAAIARHGLAGRVRLRGPLAGAALEDAYAAADLAVLGSRGETFGMVVAEALARGIPVLAPGLDALPDTLGRAPDGTVPGILVPAADSAALAEGLRAWLDGAALRRRLRGAALARRGMLESWEEAVARMDHVLDTVAGRPRPDAAREAAG, encoded by the coding sequence GTGAGCCCCCAGCGCGGCCCCGACCCGCACGGGATGCACGGGATGCACCAGGTGCACGCCGTGCTGCCCGGCGGGGTGGACGACCTCGCCTCGCCCAGCGGCGGCAACGCCTACGACCGGCACGTCTGCGCGGGCCTTGCCGCGCGGGGCCGGCCGGTGCGCCGCCTGGTCCTCTCCGGCGCCTGGCCCCAGCCCGCACCCGCCGACCGGGCGCGGCTGGACCGCGAACTGGCCGCGCTGCCCGACGGCGCCCTCGTCCTCGCCGACGGCCTGGTGGTCTGCGGTGTGCCCGAGGCCGTCGTGCCGCACGCGGCCCGCCTGCGGCTGGTGGTCGTGGCGCACATGCGGCTGGCCGACGAGACGGGACTGCCCCCGGACACCGCCGCCCGGCTCGACGCGGCCGAGCGCGCCGTACTGCGGTCGGCCGCCGCGGTGGTGGCCACCAGCGGGTGGGCCGCGCGCCGCCTGGCCGCCCACCACGGCCTCGCGGCCGACCGGGTGCACGTCGTCGCGCCGGGCACCGCGCCCGCGCCGGTCGCCGAGGGCACCGACGGGCGCACGCGGCTGCTGTCCGTCGCGGCCGTGACTCCGCGCAAGGGGCACGACCTGCTGGTCGACGCCCTGGCGCGGGTGGCCGACCGGCCGTGGGAGTGCGACTTCGCCGGTCCGCTGGACCGCGCCCCCGAGCACGTCGCCCGGCTGCGCGCCGCCATCGCCCGGCACGGCCTGGCCGGGCGCGTGCGGCTGCGCGGCCCGCTGGCCGGCGCGGCGCTGGAGGACGCCTACGCCGCCGCCGACCTCGCCGTGCTGGGCTCGCGCGGCGAGACCTTCGGCATGGTGGTCGCCGAGGCGCTGGCCCGCGGCATCCCGGTGCTCGCTCCGGGTCTGGACGCCCTGCCCGACACCCTGGGCCGCGCGCCCGACGGAACGGTCCCCGGAATCCTGGTGCCCGCCGCCGATTCCGCCGCGCTGGCCGAGGGCCTGCGCGCGTGGCTGGACGGCGCCGCGCTGCGGCGGCGGCTGCGGGGTGCGGCCCTGGCCCGGCGGGGAATGCTGGAGTCATGGGAGGAGGCGGTGGCGCGCATGGACCACGTCCTGGACACGGTGGCCGGGCGGCCGCGCCCCGACGCGGCGCGGGAGGCGGCCGGGTGA
- a CDS encoding 6-pyruvoyl trahydropterin synthase family protein produces the protein MFSITVRDHVMIAHSFRGAVFGPAQRLHGATYVVDATFRRPELDADNLVVDIGLATRELAAVLGELNYRNLDEEPDFAGVNTSTEFLARVVADRLADRIAAGALGEGARGLTALEVTLRESHVAWATYERGL, from the coding sequence TTGTTCAGCATCACCGTCCGCGACCACGTCATGATCGCCCACAGCTTCCGCGGCGCGGTCTTCGGCCCGGCGCAGCGGCTGCACGGCGCCACCTACGTCGTGGACGCCACGTTCCGCCGGCCCGAACTCGACGCCGACAACCTGGTCGTGGACATCGGCCTGGCGACCCGCGAACTCGCAGCGGTGCTGGGGGAGCTGAACTACCGCAACCTCGACGAGGAGCCCGACTTCGCCGGCGTGAACACCTCCACCGAGTTCTTGGCGCGGGTCGTGGCCGACCGCCTGGCCGACCGGATCGCGGCCGGGGCCCTCGGCGAGGGTGCGCGCGGGCTGACCGCGCTGGAGGTGACGCTGCGGGAGTCCCACGTCGCCTGGGCCACCTACGAGCGCGGCCTGTGA
- a CDS encoding VOC family protein — protein MTARFSAVGIVAADMGKSLAFYRRLGLDIPAEADGEPHVEYEVGGGVRILWDTVEVARSIDPDYRPSAGGGVGMAFACADAADVDRVYADLVGAGHTGDKEPWDAFWGQRYAVVVDPDGNHVDLFAPLPGAAT, from the coding sequence ATGACAGCACGATTCAGCGCGGTCGGGATTGTGGCCGCGGACATGGGGAAGTCGCTCGCGTTCTACCGGCGCCTCGGGCTGGACATCCCCGCGGAGGCCGACGGCGAGCCGCACGTGGAGTACGAGGTGGGGGGCGGGGTCCGCATCCTGTGGGACACCGTGGAGGTCGCCCGGTCCATCGACCCGGACTACCGGCCGTCGGCCGGCGGCGGGGTCGGCATGGCGTTCGCCTGCGCGGACGCCGCCGACGTGGACCGGGTCTACGCCGACCTCGTCGGCGCGGGCCACACCGGTGACAAGGAGCCGTGGGACGCGTTCTGGGGGCAGCGCTACGCGGTGGTGGTCGACCCCGACGGCAACCACGTCGACCTGTTCGCGCCGCTGCCCGGCGCCGCTACGTAA
- a CDS encoding class I SAM-dependent methyltransferase, which translates to MSTVVNTEQARAWNGYEGTHWAEHQARYDAVNSGFNEPLLAAAAIGAGDRVLDIGCGNGQLTRLAARRAAGGSALGVDLSGPMLARARATAAEEGVANVAFEQGDAQVHPFAPGGFDAALSRFGVMFFADPVAAFANISRALRPGGRLALLFLRGMEHNDLGTVFAAAAPHLPVETGDDGVRGAVSMADPDRVREVLAAAGFTGIGVREVRAPQVWGADADDAGAFLSGWGPVRHLLDQVDAAAAAKARAAITEALRGFEAGGAVRLTGSAWLATARLPEG; encoded by the coding sequence ATGAGCACAGTCGTCAACACCGAGCAGGCCCGCGCCTGGAACGGCTACGAGGGCACCCACTGGGCCGAGCACCAGGCCCGCTACGACGCCGTCAACAGCGGGTTCAACGAGCCCCTGCTGGCGGCCGCCGCCATCGGCGCGGGCGATCGCGTCCTGGACATCGGCTGCGGCAACGGCCAGCTCACCCGGCTGGCCGCGCGCCGGGCGGCCGGCGGGAGCGCCCTCGGCGTCGACCTGTCCGGCCCGATGCTGGCCCGCGCGCGGGCCACCGCGGCCGAGGAGGGGGTCGCCAACGTCGCGTTCGAGCAGGGCGACGCCCAGGTGCACCCGTTCGCGCCCGGCGGCTTCGACGCCGCCCTCAGCCGGTTCGGGGTGATGTTCTTCGCCGACCCGGTGGCCGCCTTCGCCAACATCTCCCGCGCGCTGCGCCCCGGCGGCCGGCTCGCGCTGCTGTTCCTGCGCGGCATGGAGCACAACGACCTCGGCACCGTGTTCGCGGCGGCGGCGCCGCACCTGCCGGTGGAGACCGGCGACGACGGCGTGCGCGGCGCGGTGTCCATGGCCGACCCCGACCGCGTCCGCGAGGTCCTCGCCGCCGCCGGGTTCACCGGGATCGGCGTCCGCGAGGTCCGCGCGCCGCAGGTGTGGGGCGCCGACGCCGACGACGCCGGGGCCTTCCTTTCGGGGTGGGGGCCGGTGCGCCACCTCCTCGACCAGGTCGACGCCGCCGCGGCGGCCAAGGCGCGCGCCGCGATCACCGAGGCGCTGCGCGGCTTCGAGGCCGGCGGCGCCGTGCGCCTGACCGGCTCCGCCTGGCTCGCCACCGCGCGCCTGCCCGAGGGCTGA
- a CDS encoding AAA family ATPase, with protein sequence MAADTPGLPVAPADHRRTDRFFVVTGGPGAGKSTLLAHLRPLGLACAPEAGRAVIRDQRAVGGRGLPWVDPALFAELMLSWDLRSHREAAAHEGAVVFDRGVVDVLGYLRLSGLAVPDHVRTAARAVRYHPRVFVAPPWPEIYRTDGERRQSRAEAERTHEAMVAAYTEYGYEPVELPRVPPAERAAFVADAVAAWGRG encoded by the coding sequence ATGGCCGCCGACACCCCCGGACTCCCGGTCGCCCCCGCCGACCACCGCCGCACCGACCGGTTCTTCGTCGTCACCGGAGGCCCCGGGGCGGGCAAGAGCACCCTGCTGGCCCACCTGCGCCCCCTGGGCCTGGCCTGCGCGCCCGAGGCGGGCCGCGCCGTCATCCGCGACCAGCGGGCCGTGGGCGGGCGCGGGCTGCCCTGGGTCGACCCCGCCCTGTTCGCCGAGCTGATGCTGTCGTGGGACCTGCGCTCCCACCGCGAGGCCGCCGCGCACGAGGGCGCGGTGGTGTTCGACCGGGGTGTGGTCGACGTCCTGGGCTACCTGCGGCTGTCCGGCCTGGCCGTGCCCGACCACGTGCGGACCGCCGCCCGCGCCGTCCGCTACCACCCGCGGGTGTTCGTCGCCCCGCCCTGGCCGGAGATCTACCGCACCGACGGCGAGCGCCGGCAGTCCCGCGCCGAGGCCGAGCGCACCCACGAGGCCATGGTCGCCGCCTACACCGAGTACGGCTACGAACCGGTGGAGCTGCCGCGCGTTCCCCCGGCCGAACGCGCCGCCTTCGTGGCCGACGCCGTCGCCGCCTGGGGGCGGGGGTGA
- a CDS encoding SDR family NAD(P)-dependent oxidoreductase produces the protein MDLNLKDKVAVVTGASKGIGLAVAQGLAEEGARVVTASRTVTPELAELRDTYGATVVTADLSVPQGAADLVRAATDAHGGIDILVNNAAASRPAPDFVGADDAAWRRVFDLNLFGVVRVTRAAIPVMTARGGGAIVNVSSINARMPAPSIVHYSASKAALTNVGRALAEELGASGIRVNTVSPGPVRTPMWTAKEDGFANVFAAQAGITVEEVMDRLLPETFAATTGRISEPREVADVVIFLASPRAGNITGSDYVIDGGVLKTA, from the coding sequence ATGGATCTCAACCTCAAGGACAAGGTCGCGGTCGTCACCGGCGCGAGCAAGGGCATCGGGCTGGCCGTGGCCCAGGGGCTGGCCGAGGAGGGCGCGCGGGTCGTCACCGCCAGCCGCACGGTCACCCCCGAACTGGCCGAACTGCGCGACACCTACGGCGCCACGGTCGTCACCGCGGACCTCTCCGTCCCCCAGGGCGCCGCCGACCTGGTGCGCGCCGCCACCGACGCGCACGGCGGGATCGACATCCTCGTCAACAACGCGGCCGCCAGCCGGCCGGCCCCGGACTTCGTCGGCGCCGACGACGCCGCCTGGCGGCGCGTCTTCGACCTCAACCTTTTCGGCGTGGTGCGCGTGACCCGGGCGGCCATCCCCGTGATGACCGCGCGCGGCGGCGGCGCGATCGTCAACGTCAGCTCGATCAACGCCCGCATGCCGGCCCCGAGCATCGTGCACTACTCCGCCTCCAAGGCGGCCCTGACCAATGTCGGCCGGGCGCTGGCCGAGGAGCTGGGCGCGAGCGGAATCCGGGTCAACACGGTGTCGCCGGGACCCGTGCGCACGCCGATGTGGACGGCAAAGGAGGACGGGTTCGCCAACGTCTTCGCCGCGCAGGCGGGGATCACCGTGGAGGAGGTCATGGACCGGCTGCTGCCGGAGACCTTCGCCGCGACAACGGGGCGGATCAGCGAGCCGCGCGAGGTGGCCGACGTGGTGATCTTCCTCGCCTCGCCGCGCGCCGGCAACATCACCGGCTCCGACTACGTGATCGACGGCGGCGTGCTCAAGACCGCGTAA
- a CDS encoding lysylphosphatidylglycerol synthase transmembrane domain-containing protein has product MSARVRAWSRLVISAGIVALLAWRLGDDALRAGLAALGPGPVLAALAIGAATTVCSAGRWTVVARGLGLRLPFPAAVADYYRALLLNSVLPTGVLGDVHRAFRHGRRVGATGRAARAVLLERLAGQAVLIGAAPLVLPTAAPAVAAVLGRAEPPGPAGTAVLTGAAVVAGGALVWAVSGGHGRRLARTGAAVVREARAVACAPRIWLGVLGLSAVALAGYLALFVVAARAVGAQAPVPVLLPVLVAALMAMSVPVGFGGWGPRESAAAVGFAAVGLDAAQGFGAAVAYGLLALVSTLPGAGVLLADRLRDRHPHGHGDRHSNPYRHRRRSEDSAREGTRETAGEQPSAPTRRS; this is encoded by the coding sequence GTGAGCGCGCGGGTGCGGGCCTGGAGCCGGCTGGTCATCAGCGCGGGGATTGTGGCGCTGCTGGCATGGCGGCTGGGTGACGACGCGCTGCGGGCGGGCCTCGCGGCGCTCGGCCCGGGGCCGGTGCTGGCCGCGCTGGCGATCGGCGCGGCGACCACGGTGTGCAGCGCGGGGCGCTGGACGGTGGTGGCGCGCGGACTGGGCCTGCGGCTGCCGTTCCCGGCGGCTGTGGCCGACTACTACCGGGCGCTGCTGCTCAACTCGGTCCTGCCCACGGGCGTCCTGGGCGATGTGCACCGGGCGTTCCGCCACGGCCGCCGAGTGGGGGCCACGGGACGGGCGGCGCGGGCGGTGCTGCTGGAGCGCCTGGCCGGGCAGGCGGTGCTGATCGGCGCCGCCCCGCTGGTGCTGCCGACAGCCGCACCGGCGGTGGCGGCCGTCCTGGGCCGGGCGGAGCCGCCCGGCCCCGCGGGAACGGCGGTGCTCACCGGTGCGGCGGTGGTCGCGGGCGGCGCGCTGGTCTGGGCCGTGTCCGGCGGGCACGGGCGGCGGCTCGCCCGGACGGGGGCGGCGGTCGTCCGGGAGGCCCGCGCGGTCGCGTGCGCGCCCAGGATCTGGCTCGGTGTCCTCGGCCTGTCGGCGGTGGCGCTGGCGGGGTATCTCGCGCTGTTCGTGGTCGCCGCCCGGGCGGTGGGCGCGCAGGCACCGGTTCCCGTGCTGCTGCCCGTCCTGGTAGCGGCCCTCATGGCGATGAGCGTCCCGGTGGGCTTCGGCGGCTGGGGTCCGCGCGAGTCGGCGGCGGCCGTGGGGTTCGCGGCGGTGGGCCTCGACGCCGCCCAGGGGTTCGGCGCCGCCGTGGCCTACGGACTGCTGGCCCTGGTGAGCACCCTGCCCGGCGCGGGCGTCCTGCTGGCGGACCGCCTCCGAGACCGGCACCCACACGGCCATGGCGATCGCCACTCGAACCCGTACCGGCACCGGCGGCGGTCGGAGGACTCCGCGCGGGAGGGCACACGCGAGACGGCCGGAGAACAGCCGTCCGCCCCGACGCGCCGGTCCTGA